From one Aeropyrum camini SY1 = JCM 12091 genomic stretch:
- a CDS encoding FTR1 family protein: MSEALATGLVAFREAFEAILLSTIIIMLLKKMGEHAKVKIVHASALLSVALGVILGAGIYTVFKGFPEKELVEAGMSYLAALVIGTVIVWGVRHGPKIKGEIEAKLASGLSASAVAIITFIFVFREVLEIVLITAPFLVANPMSTTVGVGAGTLGALALGVAVYWLGMRINLRTFFMGTSILLAFVASGLVGYGTHELLEWFEEEGIELGILGAKVQLLNVGEESLLHPKNVIGGLLSVMVGYYHYMEIARIVLQGATLLLLLAYVIAAYRPTFKSS, from the coding sequence TTGAGCGAGGCTCTGGCGACCGGCTTGGTAGCGTTCAGAGAAGCTTTCGAGGCTATACTGCTAAGCACAATAATAATTATGCTGCTAAAGAAGATGGGAGAGCACGCGAAGGTCAAGATAGTTCACGCGTCCGCCCTCTTGAGTGTGGCTCTGGGCGTCATCCTAGGGGCCGGCATATATACTGTTTTCAAGGGGTTCCCAGAGAAGGAGCTCGTGGAGGCTGGTATGTCGTACCTCGCTGCACTGGTAATAGGGACTGTAATAGTCTGGGGGGTCAGGCATGGTCCAAAGATTAAGGGAGAGATAGAGGCGAAGCTAGCCTCGGGTCTCTCGGCCAGCGCTGTAGCCATCATCACTTTCATATTCGTCTTCCGCGAGGTCCTAGAGATCGTCCTGATAACAGCGCCCTTTCTTGTGGCAAACCCAATGTCTACTACCGTAGGTGTCGGAGCCGGCACCCTTGGCGCACTCGCCCTAGGAGTAGCCGTGTACTGGCTGGGCATGAGGATAAACCTTAGAACATTCTTCATGGGGACCTCGATACTGCTGGCCTTCGTAGCGTCCGGGCTAGTGGGATACGGCACCCACGAGCTGCTTGAGTGGTTCGAGGAGGAGGGTATAGAACTGGGCATACTAGGTGCAAAGGTGCAGCTGCTGAATGTGGGCGAGGAGAGTCTTTTGCACCCCAAGAACGTTATAGGGGGCCTGCTGTCTGTAATGGTTGGATACTACCACTACATGGAAATCGCCAGGATAGTACTTCAAGGGGCTACACTCCTACTGCTGCTAGCCTACGTAATAGCAGCATACAGGCCCACTTTCAAATCATCCTAG
- a CDS encoding radical SAM protein, translated as MALERVLIVDGYNDEPGGLGVPPYIDVYPRYIAGALWSVDKSIRVDYVDVDRFRRSRTWLQRATGYDVVVFIAGVVVPGRYIGAKPAEPEELITWAKLIEGPLKILAGPAAKWGLGVKGGTIAYPPWKFRREGFDILVTGDVDEYFLDLALHGVERADPGRVREDYSIVDRIAPIGARIVKQHPSYGRNLIAEIETYRGCARWISGGCSFCVEPLRGRPIQRSPEAIAREAEALYRAGVLHFRLGRQADILVYGSPGLDSEEWPPPNPRALERLFTGIRSAAPGLRVLHIDNVNPGTIIRYPMASEKALKTIVELHTPGDVAAMGLETADPRVAKINNLNTHPEDVLEAIRIVNKVGSQRGWNGMPHLLPGINFILGLPGERGESYRLNREFLETLLKERLLVRRVNVRRILILPVARASRMDAGIWGRRERLASSFIKWVRSVFDPQMLSIIAPRGTVLRSLWVEECSDGICYARQPGSYPLITAIKCRLPRGTLLDRVMVTGVHSGRSVEGVPLPLSRYSKNSLVKTVEGLGEPTGESGWLCS; from the coding sequence ATGGCATTGGAGAGGGTTCTCATAGTCGACGGCTACAATGACGAGCCTGGAGGGCTTGGCGTTCCACCATACATCGACGTATACCCACGATACATAGCTGGGGCGCTGTGGAGCGTGGACAAGAGTATCCGAGTAGACTACGTGGATGTGGATAGATTCAGGAGGAGCAGGACCTGGCTCCAGAGGGCTACAGGGTATGACGTTGTCGTTTTTATAGCTGGAGTTGTAGTGCCCGGGAGGTATATTGGTGCAAAGCCTGCTGAGCCGGAGGAGCTTATTACCTGGGCTAAATTGATAGAGGGGCCTCTCAAGATACTGGCCGGCCCGGCGGCCAAGTGGGGTCTCGGCGTTAAAGGGGGAACCATAGCGTATCCTCCCTGGAAGTTCAGGAGGGAGGGTTTCGACATCCTTGTCACTGGTGATGTTGACGAGTACTTCCTAGACCTGGCTCTACACGGCGTGGAGAGGGCTGATCCAGGGAGGGTTAGAGAGGACTACAGTATAGTCGACAGGATAGCACCTATAGGCGCTAGAATCGTTAAGCAACACCCCAGCTACGGCCGTAACCTTATTGCGGAGATAGAGACCTACAGGGGCTGCGCACGCTGGATCTCAGGAGGCTGCAGCTTCTGCGTCGAGCCCCTTAGAGGTAGGCCTATACAGAGGAGCCCCGAAGCTATAGCAAGAGAAGCGGAGGCCCTGTATAGAGCAGGCGTGCTCCACTTCAGACTCGGGAGACAGGCGGACATACTGGTATACGGCTCCCCAGGGCTGGACAGCGAGGAGTGGCCCCCTCCAAACCCTAGAGCCCTTGAGCGTCTGTTCACCGGAATCAGGAGCGCCGCGCCGGGGCTACGGGTTCTACACATCGACAACGTCAACCCCGGCACCATAATAAGGTATCCCATGGCCTCGGAGAAGGCGCTAAAGACTATTGTAGAGCTGCACACACCAGGGGACGTAGCTGCTATGGGCTTGGAAACCGCTGACCCCAGGGTAGCCAAGATAAACAACCTTAACACCCATCCCGAGGACGTTCTCGAGGCTATTAGAATCGTAAATAAGGTAGGCTCACAACGCGGATGGAACGGCATGCCCCATCTCCTACCCGGCATAAACTTTATACTGGGCCTCCCCGGCGAGAGGGGCGAATCCTACAGGCTCAATAGGGAGTTCCTAGAGACTCTTCTCAAAGAGAGGCTACTCGTAAGGAGAGTAAATGTCAGACGGATCCTGATACTTCCAGTAGCAAGGGCCTCTAGAATGGACGCAGGCATCTGGGGTAGGAGGGAGAGGCTCGCCTCCAGCTTTATAAAGTGGGTGAGGAGCGTGTTCGACCCTCAAATGCTCTCCATTATAGCCCCCAGGGGAACAGTGCTGCGAAGCCTTTGGGTTGAGGAGTGCTCCGACGGCATCTGCTACGCAAGACAGCCCGGGAGCTACCCCCTCATAACCGCTATCAAATGTAGACTACCGCGCGGAACCCTACTGGACAGGGTGATGGTCACTGGGGTTCATTCGGGGAGGAGCGTCGAGGGCGTCCCCTTGCCTCTCTCGCGGTATTCCAAGAACAGTCTGGTAAAGACTGTGGAAGGTCTAGGAGAACCAACGGGTGAGAGTGGCTGGCTCTGCAGCTAG
- a CDS encoding HIT family protein produces MAEVECIFCRIVRGEAEAYTVYKGNGVTVFLDRYPASKGHVLVVPDEHYESVHTAPPRVAAKVWLAASAIARYYREKAGAPAVNVLTNSGRYAGQIIFHFHVHVIPRWGPPRSFWGDRHEITPREAKEVLEMLQGVGKLVETYLSELGLRVD; encoded by the coding sequence GTGGCTGAGGTGGAATGCATATTCTGCAGGATAGTAAGGGGAGAGGCGGAAGCCTACACGGTCTATAAGGGCAACGGCGTGACCGTCTTCCTCGACAGATACCCGGCGTCGAAGGGCCACGTACTTGTCGTTCCAGACGAGCACTATGAGAGTGTCCACACAGCCCCACCCAGGGTGGCTGCCAAGGTATGGCTGGCCGCCTCGGCAATAGCGCGTTACTACAGGGAGAAGGCTGGGGCCCCGGCTGTTAACGTGTTGACAAACAGTGGCAGGTACGCGGGACAGATTATATTCCACTTCCACGTCCACGTCATACCCAGGTGGGGGCCGCCCAGGAGCTTCTGGGGAGACCGGCACGAGATAACCCCGAGGGAGGCTAAGGAGGTCCTGGAGATGCTTCAGGGTGTTGGAAAGCTCGTTGAAACATACCTCAGCGAGCTAGGCCTGAGGGTAGACTGA
- a CDS encoding thioredoxin family protein, translating into MEVDPELREILRRKAASIVREATTCCRVDYGDAVVEVLEPGELRDMLSNCKVVIAFFYTPTCPYCRMLKPVFEEAAGFYRGKALFTAVNLARFPFMSDALGIMGTPTIIAFIRGREAGRLVGLVPPEKLESFIEAALQAGGCN; encoded by the coding sequence ATGGAGGTTGACCCGGAGCTTAGGGAGATACTGAGGAGAAAGGCGGCCAGCATCGTCAGGGAGGCTACAACCTGCTGTAGAGTGGATTATGGCGACGCCGTGGTCGAGGTCCTCGAGCCTGGAGAGCTGAGGGATATGCTGAGTAACTGTAAGGTGGTTATAGCGTTCTTCTACACCCCCACATGCCCCTACTGCCGGATGCTTAAACCGGTGTTTGAGGAGGCAGCGGGCTTCTACCGCGGGAAAGCCCTCTTTACAGCAGTTAACCTGGCTAGATTTCCGTTCATGAGTGACGCTCTCGGGATAATGGGCACACCAACAATAATAGCGTTTATAAGAGGTAGGGAGGCGGGCCGTCTGGTTGGGCTGGTACCGCCTGAGAAGTTAGAGTCGTTTATCGAGGCAGCCCTCCAAGCTGGAGGCTGCAATTAG
- a CDS encoding MarC family protein — protein sequence MTDIYSIVSSIILLFIVLDPVGVSPYVASIVSRRPEGERERIVRTALASAGAILLSFTLIGSAVLDILGVSMDEFKVAAGLLLLIYATADLFEIKIGYSEPSGDEVAVFPLATPLLAGPGSIATVMYIMGSSGVAVALIAIAVNLAVAYPILYASLRLTRLLGRHGSLLVAKFTAFLMVGFAVSIIFDGLRGIMPRAFS from the coding sequence ATGACGGATATATATTCTATCGTATCGTCTATAATACTCCTCTTCATAGTGCTTGACCCCGTAGGCGTGTCGCCTTATGTAGCCTCTATAGTGTCTAGGAGGCCGGAGGGGGAGAGGGAGAGGATAGTAAGGACTGCATTGGCGAGTGCAGGAGCGATACTGTTATCCTTCACCCTCATAGGCTCTGCGGTTCTCGACATACTTGGGGTCTCTATGGACGAGTTCAAAGTGGCGGCTGGCCTTCTACTCTTGATCTACGCTACGGCAGACCTCTTCGAAATCAAGATAGGCTACTCGGAGCCCTCTGGCGACGAGGTCGCTGTGTTTCCGCTTGCAACGCCCCTGCTTGCGGGTCCTGGGAGTATAGCGACTGTAATGTACATAATGGGCTCGAGCGGTGTTGCTGTGGCCCTGATAGCCATTGCGGTCAACCTGGCCGTGGCATACCCTATACTCTATGCGAGTCTCAGGCTAACCAGGCTACTAGGGCGGCACGGCTCGTTGCTGGTAGCAAAGTTTACAGCCTTTCTCATGGTTGGTTTCGCGGTATCCATTATATTCGACGGTCTGCGGGGTATAATGCCCAGGGCTTTCTCCTAA
- a CDS encoding thioesterase family protein — protein sequence MLGLDGLEGIFCEREWVVEEGHAAAHLRSRGLEVLATPYMLLYGEVTARECLDRRLPEDIVSVGVEALVRHLAPVPVGGRVLVNARIVGVAGRSVSVLVRVTRDDGVIAGEIYHVRRVVSLEDLKNRV from the coding sequence ATGCTAGGTTTAGACGGGCTTGAGGGAATCTTCTGCGAGAGGGAATGGGTTGTTGAGGAGGGGCACGCCGCCGCGCATCTCAGGAGCCGGGGACTAGAGGTCCTCGCCACACCTTACATGCTGCTCTACGGCGAGGTGACCGCGAGGGAGTGCCTGGATCGGCGTCTCCCTGAGGATATTGTTAGCGTGGGCGTCGAGGCGCTTGTGAGACACCTTGCCCCAGTCCCTGTAGGCGGGAGGGTTTTGGTTAATGCTAGGATTGTCGGAGTGGCAGGGAGGAGTGTCTCCGTGTTGGTGCGTGTAACGAGGGATGACGGGGTCATCGCTGGGGAGATCTACCATGTTAGGAGGGTT